The following are encoded in a window of Roseimaritima ulvae genomic DNA:
- a CDS encoding arylsulfatase, translated as MIHLLASTWFACRWLFRCPSRNRVATLIIVAVAALLTHALDSSAATADSAARPNIIYIMTDDLGYGDLGCYGQEVIQTPNLDRMAAEGIRFTDHYSGHTVCRPSRLVLWTGQHVGHTGLIGNRSRSLSGEEATVARQLKQAGYATGGVGKWALGHVDQPSEVDNPGHPNHNGFDYWFGYLNQSNAHNYYPTFLWENKTQVPLPGNVLIRDNPQARGRVSSERVTYSHDMMTQAALAFVRKHQHDPFLLHIHWTIPHANNEGGRVLGDGMEVPDYGPYADRDWPDPEKGFAAMITRMDGDVGKLFALLEELGLDERTLVIFTSDNGPHQEGGHKHEFFDSNGPLKGYKRSMHDGGIRVPLIARWPGRIAPGTQSAHPSAFWDFLPTACEIAGVAAPESSDGISYLPTLLGKPEQQREHEYLYWASSEGATSVGMRQQQWKLVQYRGKRNKQTPPAKPDWRLYDLDHDIGEETDIATEHPQRVEQMLRLLKRDGLLP; from the coding sequence ATGATTCATTTGCTTGCCTCGACTTGGTTCGCTTGCCGCTGGTTGTTTAGGTGTCCTTCGCGAAACCGCGTCGCGACACTCATTATCGTGGCGGTTGCAGCTCTGTTGACGCATGCTCTGGATTCTTCAGCTGCAACAGCCGATTCAGCCGCTCGTCCTAACATCATCTACATCATGACCGACGACCTGGGCTATGGTGACCTGGGGTGTTACGGTCAGGAAGTAATCCAGACGCCTAATCTGGACCGTATGGCGGCCGAGGGCATTCGGTTTACCGATCACTACTCGGGGCATACTGTCTGCCGACCGTCGCGATTGGTGTTATGGACCGGGCAACACGTCGGACACACAGGCCTGATCGGCAATCGCTCGCGCAGCCTGAGCGGCGAAGAAGCCACCGTGGCGCGGCAGTTGAAACAAGCCGGCTATGCGACCGGTGGCGTCGGCAAGTGGGCGCTCGGGCACGTCGATCAGCCCAGCGAAGTCGACAACCCGGGACATCCCAACCACAACGGCTTTGACTACTGGTTCGGGTATTTAAACCAAAGTAATGCCCACAATTACTACCCCACGTTTTTATGGGAAAACAAAACTCAGGTGCCGCTGCCGGGGAACGTGCTGATCCGCGATAACCCGCAGGCTCGCGGTCGGGTATCCAGCGAACGGGTGACCTATTCGCACGACATGATGACTCAGGCGGCGCTGGCGTTTGTCCGCAAACATCAACACGATCCGTTCCTGCTGCACATCCATTGGACGATCCCCCACGCCAACAACGAAGGGGGACGTGTGTTGGGCGACGGCATGGAAGTTCCCGACTACGGTCCATATGCCGATCGCGATTGGCCCGATCCAGAAAAGGGATTCGCCGCGATGATCACGCGGATGGATGGCGACGTCGGAAAACTATTCGCCTTGCTGGAAGAACTGGGGTTGGACGAACGCACCTTGGTCATATTCACTTCCGACAACGGGCCGCATCAGGAAGGCGGACACAAACACGAGTTTTTCGATTCAAACGGTCCCTTGAAGGGATACAAACGTTCGATGCATGACGGTGGAATTCGCGTCCCGCTGATCGCTCGCTGGCCCGGACGTATTGCGCCGGGCACGCAGTCTGCTCACCCTTCGGCGTTTTGGGATTTTTTGCCCACCGCATGTGAAATCGCCGGTGTGGCGGCGCCCGAATCAAGCGATGGGATTTCTTATCTGCCCACGCTGTTGGGAAAGCCCGAGCAGCAACGCGAACACGAATATTTGTACTGGGCTAGTTCGGAAGGAGCCACCTCGGTGGGCATGAGGCAACAGCAATGGAAGCTGGTTCAATATCGCGGCAAACGAAACAAACAGACTCCACCCGCAAAGCCGGATTGGCGGCTGTACGATTTGGATCACGACATCGGCGAAGAAACCGACATCGCCACCGAGCATCCGCAGCGGGTGGAGCAGATGTTGAGGCTGCTCAAGCGGGACGGTTTGCTGCCGTAG
- a CDS encoding DUF485 domain-containing protein: MSDMENRQYNQRIGLRLFAIYLLLYVGFMLLCAFAPAVMERRPMGGLNLAILYGFGLIIAALVLAMLYGVMCRQDNDTDASVRNADGTAVGGKQE; encoded by the coding sequence ATGTCTGATATGGAAAACCGCCAGTACAACCAGCGAATAGGGTTGCGTTTATTCGCGATCTATTTGCTGCTGTACGTAGGATTTATGCTGCTCTGCGCGTTCGCGCCCGCGGTCATGGAACGACGGCCGATGGGCGGACTGAATTTGGCCATCCTGTACGGTTTCGGGCTGATCATCGCGGCGTTGGTGTTGGCGATGTTGTACGGCGTGATGTGCCGGCAAGATAACGATACGGACGCTTCGGTACGCAACGCGGACGGCACGGCAGTGGGAGGAAAGCAAGAATGA
- a CDS encoding alcohol dehydrogenase catalytic domain-containing protein: protein MRGVCFQSVEHIAPQDLPDAVIEAPTDAIVQVDMAGLCGSDMHPFFGREIGLDVGTVMGHEFVGRVVETGSQVRSVSVGDRVCAPFTTSCGQCEFCRRGLTARCVDGQLFGWRQDGEGLHGGQAQWVRVPLAEGTLVPVPDGIADETALLVGDNFSTGMYCADLAEVQPGRVYAVVGCGTVGLLAIMAALLRGATQVFAYDPVGTRRQRAQAVGASVCDSLEAFEAAVRQASEGRGADGVMELVGKPDAQRLAYDIISPGGILATIGCHCTPNFSFSPAELYDKNLTYRSGRCPARAYMPRLMQRLQTEPIDLSWCVTHRFPLSDAITAYDTFAYQKDDCVKAVLVF, encoded by the coding sequence ATGCGAGGCGTTTGCTTTCAGTCGGTCGAACACATCGCCCCGCAGGATTTGCCCGATGCGGTCATCGAAGCCCCCACCGATGCGATCGTGCAGGTCGATATGGCGGGACTGTGTGGCAGCGACATGCATCCCTTCTTCGGCCGCGAAATCGGACTCGATGTGGGGACGGTGATGGGCCACGAGTTTGTCGGCCGGGTCGTGGAGACCGGCTCGCAGGTCCGCAGCGTGTCCGTCGGCGACCGGGTCTGCGCCCCCTTCACGACCAGTTGCGGACAGTGTGAATTCTGCCGGCGAGGGCTGACGGCCCGCTGTGTTGACGGCCAGTTATTCGGGTGGCGACAAGACGGCGAGGGGCTGCACGGAGGGCAGGCCCAATGGGTTCGCGTACCGCTGGCCGAAGGAACCTTAGTTCCCGTCCCCGACGGCATCGCCGACGAAACCGCGCTATTGGTCGGCGACAACTTCAGCACAGGGATGTACTGCGCCGATTTGGCCGAGGTCCAGCCAGGTCGGGTGTACGCGGTTGTCGGTTGTGGCACGGTCGGGCTGTTGGCGATCATGGCCGCCCTGCTACGCGGCGCCACGCAAGTATTCGCATACGACCCCGTGGGTACGCGGCGGCAGCGTGCTCAGGCGGTCGGCGCGAGTGTCTGTGATTCGCTCGAAGCATTTGAGGCTGCGGTGCGGCAAGCCAGCGAAGGCCGCGGCGCTGATGGCGTGATGGAACTGGTCGGCAAGCCGGACGCCCAGCGGTTGGCGTACGATATCATCTCGCCTGGGGGCATCCTGGCCACGATCGGCTGCCACTGTACGCCGAACTTTTCGTTTTCGCCGGCCGAGCTGTACGACAAGAATTTGACCTACCGTAGCGGCCGCTGCCCGGCGCGGGCTTACATGCCGCGGTTGATGCAGCGGCTGCAAACCGAGCCCATCGATTTGTCTTGGTGCGTCACTCATCGCTTCCCGCTGTCCGACGCGATCACCGCCTACGACACGTTTGCGTACCAGAAAGACGACTGCGTGAAAGCCGTGTTGGTGTTTTAA
- a CDS encoding ThiF family adenylyltransferase, protein MSTSHRYERQSRFAPIGEAGQRRLADAHVAILGCGALGSVAAEILARAGVGTLTLIDRDTVEWSNLQRQSLYIEDDAVAGRAKADAACQRLQQINSTIQIIPQVVDVTAENIAELLSPVDLALDGTDNFGTRFLLNDYSLERSLPWVHGGCVGATGQVAMFSGLGQPCFRCLVPSPPDPASVQTCDTAGVVGAATHTIASLEAMQAIRYLTAATAPPIAAEVLSLDLWQQRVRTIKIPPVRCAACSLGHRDFLHGQMAAAADRSAVLCGRNAVQVHAPEQAASTRLDLAAVAARWQDIGSVDENAFFVRLHLEDEQSLTLFRDGRAVIGGTEDLALARSLYARYVGG, encoded by the coding sequence ATGTCTACCTCCCACCGATACGAACGACAGAGCCGGTTTGCGCCGATTGGCGAAGCTGGGCAGCGACGTTTGGCCGATGCGCACGTTGCGATCCTGGGCTGTGGCGCCTTGGGTAGCGTGGCCGCCGAGATCCTGGCCCGAGCCGGCGTGGGCACGCTGACCTTGATCGACCGCGACACGGTTGAATGGTCCAACCTGCAGCGGCAATCATTGTATATCGAAGATGACGCGGTGGCTGGGCGAGCCAAAGCGGACGCGGCCTGCCAGCGGCTGCAGCAAATCAATTCCACGATCCAGATCATTCCTCAAGTGGTCGACGTGACGGCGGAGAACATCGCGGAGCTGTTGTCACCGGTCGATCTGGCCCTCGACGGTACGGATAATTTTGGCACCCGCTTTCTGCTGAACGACTACTCGCTGGAACGCTCGCTGCCCTGGGTGCATGGCGGCTGCGTGGGCGCGACCGGTCAAGTCGCCATGTTCAGCGGCCTGGGGCAACCCTGCTTTCGATGTCTGGTGCCCTCGCCGCCGGATCCGGCTTCGGTGCAAACCTGTGATACCGCCGGCGTCGTCGGCGCCGCGACGCACACCATCGCCAGCCTGGAAGCCATGCAAGCGATCCGCTACCTGACCGCCGCCACGGCGCCGCCGATTGCCGCCGAAGTGTTATCGCTGGACCTCTGGCAACAACGCGTGCGGACGATCAAAATCCCACCGGTTCGCTGTGCGGCATGCAGCCTTGGGCATCGCGATTTTCTGCACGGCCAAATGGCGGCGGCGGCCGATCGCAGCGCCGTGTTGTGCGGCCGCAATGCCGTCCAGGTTCACGCTCCCGAGCAAGCCGCGAGCACGCGTTTGGACTTGGCTGCCGTAGCCGCACGTTGGCAAGACATCGGCAGTGTGGATGAGAATGCATTTTTTGTTCGCCTGCATCTGGAAGACGAACAATCGCTGACATTGTTTCGCGACGGCCGAGCGGTGATCGGGGGCACCGAAGACCTGGCCCTCGCGCGTTCTTTGTACGCCCGATATGTAGGAGGCTGA
- the gdhA gene encoding NADP-specific glutamate dehydrogenase: protein MTTHVKELEHFMEGLKKRNPHEDEFHQAVEEVATSVMPWYLQHEPYQKAQILERMTEPDRIVIFRVSWETDDGDVRANRAWRVQFNHSLGPYKGGLRFDPSVTQSVLKFLGFEQIFKNSLTGLPMGGAKGGSNFNPKGKSDREVMRFCQSMMTELHRHIGEDVDVPAGDIGVGSREISFLFGQYMRLENRWSGVLTGKGCSFGGSAVRTEATGYGCVYFCEHVLNEHGEGLKGKAIAISGSGNVALYAAEKAMLKDAKVVTMSDSGGFIHVPEGLTEPQWEFLKDLKENRRGRISELADQFDGIQFHTDARPWGVDCDVAMPCATQNELDGDDAQTLINNGVLAVCEGANMPTTPDAAARFRNHDILHAPGKASNAGGVAVSGLEQSQNAMRISWSHEEVDERLKKIISEIHDRCVQHGKRNGRVNYIDGANIAGFQKVAEAMLAYGVV, encoded by the coding sequence ATGACAACTCACGTCAAAGAACTAGAACACTTCATGGAAGGGTTAAAAAAACGCAACCCTCACGAAGACGAGTTTCACCAAGCGGTCGAAGAAGTTGCCACGTCGGTGATGCCTTGGTACCTGCAACATGAACCGTATCAGAAGGCGCAGATTCTGGAACGGATGACCGAACCGGACCGGATTGTCATCTTCCGCGTATCTTGGGAAACCGATGATGGGGATGTCCGCGCCAACCGGGCTTGGCGAGTGCAGTTCAACCATTCGCTCGGTCCCTACAAAGGCGGGCTGCGCTTCGACCCCTCGGTGACGCAAAGCGTGCTGAAGTTTTTAGGCTTTGAACAGATCTTTAAAAACAGCCTAACCGGACTTCCCATGGGCGGCGCCAAAGGCGGATCCAACTTCAATCCCAAAGGCAAAAGCGATCGTGAGGTAATGCGATTCTGTCAATCGATGATGACCGAATTACACCGGCACATCGGCGAAGACGTCGACGTCCCGGCGGGCGACATCGGCGTCGGTTCCCGCGAGATCAGCTTTCTGTTCGGCCAATACATGCGACTAGAAAATCGCTGGAGTGGTGTCTTGACCGGTAAAGGCTGCTCGTTTGGCGGCAGTGCGGTACGGACCGAAGCCACGGGCTACGGTTGTGTGTATTTCTGCGAACACGTGCTCAATGAACACGGCGAGGGTTTAAAAGGAAAAGCGATCGCGATCAGCGGTAGCGGTAACGTGGCGTTGTATGCCGCGGAGAAAGCAATGCTCAAAGACGCCAAAGTGGTCACGATGAGCGACTCTGGGGGATTCATCCACGTGCCGGAAGGATTGACCGAACCGCAGTGGGAGTTTCTGAAGGATTTGAAAGAGAATCGCCGAGGCCGGATTTCGGAACTGGCTGACCAATTCGACGGAATCCAATTCCATACCGACGCTCGTCCCTGGGGTGTCGACTGCGACGTCGCCATGCCGTGCGCCACGCAGAATGAGCTCGATGGCGACGACGCTCAAACATTGATCAACAACGGCGTGCTGGCGGTTTGTGAAGGTGCAAATATGCCCACGACGCCCGACGCCGCCGCGCGGTTTCGCAACCACGATATCCTGCATGCCCCAGGAAAAGCCTCCAACGCCGGCGGGGTGGCCGTCAGTGGTTTGGAACAAAGCCAGAACGCGATGCGAATCAGTTGGTCGCACGAGGAAGTCGACGAACGCCTTAAGAAGATCATCTCGGAAATCCATGATCGCTGCGTCCAGCATGGCAAACGCAACGGCCGCGTCAACTACATCGACGGTGCCAACATCGCCGGCTTCCAAAAGGTCGCCGAAGCCATGCTGGCCTACGGCGTGGTCTAG
- the moaC gene encoding cyclic pyranopterin monophosphate synthase MoaC — MVSSHFDSDGAARMVDVSQKAITVRTATAQTVVRMQAATLQMIAEGSHKKGDVLAVARLAAIMATKQTQQLIPLCHAIPIEAVDVAFSDCLDTNSGEGLLDCRVTVRTTAKTGVEMEAMTAATIAGLTVYDMCKSVDRGMQLETVRLIEKSGGQSGDFRA, encoded by the coding sequence ATGGTGTCGAGCCACTTTGATTCCGACGGCGCAGCACGCATGGTCGACGTAAGCCAGAAAGCGATCACGGTGCGAACCGCCACGGCACAAACCGTGGTTCGCATGCAAGCCGCCACACTGCAGATGATCGCCGAGGGAAGTCACAAGAAAGGAGACGTGCTGGCGGTGGCTCGCTTGGCCGCGATCATGGCTACCAAACAAACGCAACAGCTGATTCCGTTGTGCCACGCGATTCCCATCGAAGCGGTCGACGTGGCCTTCAGCGATTGCCTGGACACGAACTCCGGCGAAGGCCTGCTCGATTGCCGCGTGACGGTTCGTACCACGGCCAAGACGGGCGTGGAAATGGAAGCCATGACGGCAGCCACCATCGCCGGGCTGACGGTTTACGACATGTGCAAATCGGTCGACCGCGGCATGCAGTTAGAAACGGTCCGCCTGATTGAAAAATCCGGCGGCCAAAGCGGCGACTTTCGCGCGTAG
- a CDS encoding RtcB family protein, with amino-acid sequence MIPTGDATAILPTSSTAPITVIGTAAIRDTFDEVCLQQAINSRQAPGVTDVVLNPDAHLGYGAPVGCVMVSPTHIYPGPVGVDIKCSMSLLQLDLPADAIADRRTRREIISAICQRTPTGAGKGQRSVPKSRNVNRTLGRQLVVQGASADVCQQLGIPSEWADRCEDAFHLGHDDSAEALDIRLATLLEQRHMSNFSDKMAQLGSYGGGNHFGECEVVEVDDNRRAREVAETFGLRDGKVAFLSHCGSRGFGHNLASGQFNALQSKFSRWDIPLPAGDRQLVYAPLGTDEANAYLDDMALGANFATVNHLLINALVLEAFQEVIPGTTGSLVYFISHNIARKEIVNQRPAWVHRKGATRAFPGGHFELRDTPFAQTGHPILLPGNPRDGSAVMVADAGAEKSCYSVNHGAGRVLGRRHAKRVLDQAKIDSELDRRDILSNCRRYPKDEAPAAYKNFEEVLKSVKTAGLASEVARLKARFVIKDASGADD; translated from the coding sequence ATGATCCCTACCGGAGACGCCACCGCGATCCTGCCGACCTCTTCGACGGCTCCGATCACCGTGATCGGAACCGCCGCGATTCGTGATACGTTCGACGAGGTGTGCTTGCAGCAAGCCATTAATTCTCGCCAAGCTCCTGGCGTGACCGACGTGGTCCTGAATCCCGATGCGCACTTGGGCTACGGCGCACCGGTGGGCTGCGTGATGGTTTCTCCCACGCACATCTATCCGGGCCCGGTGGGCGTGGATATCAAGTGTTCGATGAGCCTGTTGCAATTGGATTTGCCGGCCGATGCGATCGCCGATCGACGCACGCGGCGGGAAATCATCTCAGCCATCTGTCAGCGCACTCCAACCGGTGCGGGCAAAGGTCAGCGCAGTGTGCCGAAATCGCGAAACGTCAACCGTACGCTAGGGCGGCAATTGGTCGTCCAAGGCGCCAGCGCCGACGTTTGTCAGCAATTGGGTATTCCCAGCGAATGGGCCGACCGCTGCGAAGACGCGTTCCATCTGGGACACGACGACAGCGCAGAGGCGTTGGACATCCGCCTGGCAACGCTGTTGGAGCAACGCCATATGAGCAACTTCAGCGACAAGATGGCGCAGTTGGGTTCCTACGGCGGCGGCAACCATTTCGGCGAATGTGAAGTCGTCGAGGTCGACGATAACCGACGCGCCCGCGAGGTAGCCGAGACGTTTGGACTGCGCGACGGCAAGGTCGCCTTCCTGTCGCACTGCGGCTCGCGTGGGTTTGGACACAACCTGGCTTCGGGACAATTCAACGCCTTGCAATCCAAATTCTCGCGTTGGGATATTCCCCTGCCCGCCGGCGATCGACAACTGGTGTACGCGCCGTTGGGGACCGACGAGGCCAACGCCTATTTGGACGATATGGCTCTGGGCGCTAACTTTGCCACCGTCAATCATCTGTTGATCAACGCCTTGGTCCTGGAAGCGTTCCAGGAAGTGATTCCCGGTACAACGGGCTCGCTGGTGTATTTCATCAGCCACAATATTGCTCGCAAAGAAATCGTCAACCAACGCCCGGCATGGGTGCACCGTAAGGGAGCGACTCGCGCGTTCCCCGGCGGTCACTTTGAACTTCGCGATACGCCCTTTGCGCAAACCGGTCACCCGATCCTGTTGCCGGGAAATCCACGTGATGGTTCGGCCGTGATGGTCGCCGACGCGGGCGCGGAGAAATCCTGCTACAGCGTTAACCATGGCGCCGGCCGCGTGCTGGGCCGTCGGCATGCAAAGCGCGTGCTCGACCAAGCGAAGATCGACAGCGAACTGGACCGTCGTGACATCCTGAGCAATTGTCGGCGGTACCCCAAGGACGAAGCCCCGGCTGCCTACAAGAACTTTGAAGAGGTCTTGAAGTCCGTCAAGACCGCCGGGCTGGCCAGCGAAGTCGCGCGGCTTAAGGCGCGGTTCGTGATCAAAGACGCCAGCGGCGCCGATGACTGA
- a CDS encoding gamma-glutamylcyclotransferase family protein — protein MSTFDHFAYGSNLSTSRLRARCPSARPLGVGYVVGRQLRFHKQGVDGTGKADAFYTGEHTDILWGVIYRSALEEKPILDACESLGDGYQHATVEVRLADRVVSTFLYQAMPHRIDAALQPADWYHQHVIDGAREHALPSDYQQMIHRWGKAIYTS, from the coding sequence ATGAGTACCTTTGACCACTTTGCCTACGGTTCCAACCTTTCGACGTCCCGGCTTCGCGCTCGTTGTCCCAGCGCTCGGCCGCTGGGCGTGGGCTACGTCGTCGGCCGTCAATTGCGGTTTCACAAGCAGGGCGTGGACGGGACCGGCAAGGCCGATGCATTTTACACGGGCGAACACACGGACATCCTGTGGGGGGTGATCTACCGTAGTGCCCTCGAGGAAAAACCGATACTTGATGCCTGCGAATCGCTGGGCGACGGCTATCAACACGCCACCGTTGAAGTGCGGCTGGCGGATCGCGTGGTATCGACGTTCTTGTACCAAGCCATGCCCCACCGCATCGACGCCGCCTTGCAGCCTGCGGACTGGTATCACCAGCACGTGATCGATGGAGCTCGAGAACACGCCCTGCCGAGCGACTACCAGCAGATGATCCACCGCTGGGGTAAAGCGATTTATACGTCGTAG
- a CDS encoding sodium/solute symporter has protein sequence MIYDFSPVTVGIFLAFVLGTVGLSFYLGRKATSSAGFFAAHGQIPWAVNGIAFAGDYLSAASFLGICGMIAAYGYDGFLYSIGYLAGWIVALFVIAEPMKRLGKFTFADALDSKFNSPGIKLAAGISTLAVSIFYLIPQMVGAGTLIQPLMGLPYWVGVVMVGAVVIVIVITAGMVSTTWVQFLKGSLLVIFSLVLTVMVLSRGFKVEPGGIDGYALQTLGPLTAEQLKGPLIDGRTVLPADDGWEEHSLLRLADEGGGYTTFSLVETEQGVMLREAQSVTKRDGETLIGGLPLGEEEGQRVLHPVGHISRLPNDETETGPLGPLEFFNTLHDSEVVLWGDWTVRHGDGSLTTVYYQKPTDGSRVLRPGEHPKFAGIRGESTEDPSKLIRDRINFLSLMLALFCGTASLPHILIRYYTVKDGAAARKSTIVGIASIGFFYVLTLYLGLGAMTSGALDVQSNNMAAPLLARSISQLLFAIISAIAFTTVLGTVSGLILASSGAVAHDLLSGYLGWKMNDEQQVRIAKIAAVIVGAIAIVLGILFQKMNVSYLVGWAFSVAASANLPALVMLLFWKGTTRQGVISSVIVGMVSSLGWILLSSDTYKQVYGLDPELAIAPFTQPGIVTIPLAFITLVVVSKLTGSSTPAVEAQA, from the coding sequence ATGATTTACGATTTTTCCCCCGTCACCGTCGGTATCTTTTTGGCGTTTGTGCTGGGCACCGTGGGGCTGAGTTTTTACCTGGGCCGCAAAGCCACTTCGTCGGCTGGATTCTTTGCCGCTCATGGTCAGATCCCCTGGGCGGTCAACGGCATCGCCTTTGCCGGAGACTATCTGTCGGCCGCATCGTTCCTGGGCATCTGCGGGATGATCGCCGCTTATGGTTACGATGGGTTTCTGTATTCGATCGGGTATCTGGCCGGTTGGATCGTGGCGTTGTTCGTGATCGCCGAACCGATGAAGCGGCTGGGCAAATTTACGTTTGCCGATGCCCTGGATAGCAAATTCAATTCGCCGGGCATCAAGTTGGCTGCCGGCATCAGTACCTTGGCCGTTAGCATCTTTTATCTGATCCCGCAGATGGTTGGAGCGGGCACGCTGATCCAGCCCTTGATGGGGCTGCCCTACTGGGTGGGCGTGGTGATGGTGGGCGCCGTGGTGATCGTGATCGTGATTACCGCCGGCATGGTTTCCACGACTTGGGTGCAGTTCCTGAAAGGTTCACTGCTGGTGATCTTTAGTCTGGTGCTGACCGTGATGGTGTTGTCACGCGGCTTTAAGGTTGAACCCGGCGGCATCGATGGTTATGCCCTACAAACGCTTGGGCCGCTAACTGCCGAACAGCTGAAGGGGCCTTTGATTGACGGACGTACGGTGTTGCCGGCCGACGATGGCTGGGAGGAACATTCGCTGCTTCGGCTGGCGGATGAAGGTGGCGGCTACACGACCTTTAGCCTCGTCGAAACCGAACAGGGAGTTATGCTCCGCGAAGCCCAATCGGTGACCAAACGCGACGGAGAAACGTTGATCGGCGGCTTGCCACTGGGCGAGGAAGAAGGCCAGCGAGTGTTGCACCCGGTGGGACACATCAGCCGCCTCCCCAATGACGAAACCGAAACCGGGCCTCTTGGTCCACTAGAATTTTTCAACACTCTGCATGACAGCGAAGTCGTGTTGTGGGGCGACTGGACGGTGCGGCACGGCGACGGCAGTTTGACGACCGTGTATTACCAAAAACCAACCGACGGCAGCCGCGTGTTGCGACCGGGCGAGCATCCTAAGTTTGCCGGTATCCGTGGTGAATCGACCGAGGACCCCAGCAAATTGATTCGCGACCGCATTAACTTCCTATCGTTGATGTTGGCATTGTTCTGCGGGACCGCGTCGCTGCCGCACATTCTGATTCGCTACTACACGGTCAAGGACGGCGCGGCGGCGCGAAAAAGCACGATTGTGGGCATCGCCAGCATCGGGTTCTTCTACGTGTTGACGCTGTACCTGGGGTTGGGAGCGATGACCAGCGGGGCGTTGGATGTGCAGTCCAACAACATGGCGGCACCGTTGCTGGCGCGCAGCATCAGTCAATTGCTATTCGCCATCATTTCCGCGATCGCCTTTACGACCGTGCTGGGCACCGTCAGCGGTTTGATTCTGGCCTCCAGCGGCGCGGTCGCGCATGACTTGTTGAGCGGTTATCTGGGCTGGAAGATGAACGACGAACAGCAGGTGCGGATCGCCAAAATCGCCGCTGTGATTGTGGGAGCGATCGCGATCGTGCTGGGAATCTTGTTCCAAAAAATGAACGTCAGCTATTTGGTGGGCTGGGCGTTCAGCGTCGCGGCCAGTGCTAACTTGCCGGCCTTGGTGATGTTGTTGTTCTGGAAGGGAACCACGCGGCAGGGCGTGATCAGCAGTGTGATCGTGGGCATGGTCAGCTCGCTGGGCTGGATCCTGCTCAGCAGCGACACCTACAAACAGGTTTACGGCCTGGACCCGGAACTGGCGATCGCACCGTTTACGCAGCCCGGGATCGTGACGATCCCCTTGGCGTTCATCACCCTGGTAGTGGTTTCGAAGTTGACCGGTTCCTCAACACCCGCAGTGGAAGCCCAAGCATGA